One Candidatus Krumholzibacteriia bacterium genomic region harbors:
- a CDS encoding Ig-like domain-containing protein — translation MFLPCTLLGARAWGAGDATGGSRSIEANETIIFSVTGDIPYSNSEVTVFQEQVDEHNLFSPSELLFHVGDIKSGSESCSESRYRTVADILKSSDVPAYIVPGDNETTDCSSPSTGMTYWNRYFLDLELNWPCSSSTSRQSGRRENFAFVKKGILFVGINLVGGSNSSTIMQNDASWVSQQLQQQVANVRGAVIVAQAGPGGNRSTFFTPFVSAAKTFAKPILFIHGDGHSWIKDKPFSASNVTRVQVEAGGNEIPVQVTAPLSLTDFVFLRNPWDSHSSPVSRPPCTSGPPPTLTISDASVDEGNAGTVNAVFTVTLANPSGTSVSVNYATANGSAQSSQDYTSTSGSLSFSGSTTSRTVSVVIQGDTVDETDETFFVNLSSPSNATLADGQGLGTIRDDDGGSTPPGSTVVLTPVADAHILVGSTSNFGSATELRVKADASIYHAYLKFQISGVGAVQAAHLRLFVTDATSVAGTVHSVSNNYEGTSTAWQESGLNGSNAPSITAPALASLGSTATGTWIEFDVSAAIAGNGTYSLALQSPATDSGYYSSKEGTNPPQLVLDLQSSTPSNSPPVASNDSYTVVEDNVLSVTAPGVLGDDNDPDGDPLTAVVVTSPAHGSLSLQGNGAFTYTPQANYNGSDAFTYEARDGRGGTDQANVALTVTSQPDAPVAAGESYTVQSGGSLDIPAPGVLGNDSDADGDALTAVLGANVAHGSLLLRSDGSFTYSPSAGFSGSDQFTYRARDASLQSVETTVALSVSGSGSGSGPVTFRDVQTGGSIALATVSTTGTVSGVAGDLFLACIGTKPSRSVTGVSGLGLSWSLVRAQCGGRGQTGIEIWMARGTPNPSSVTATFASSPQGATIAVARYAGSNASSPIGNVVSGNTNGVGAACSNGIDTPSYSFPASTQTGMTLFGAISCRDHAHTPGSGWTERAEFHHGASGSVAGVAVVDRQAAASSQTFDGTFDGTTDWSAIAVEIRGAGPAAKTATTEGAEVTTFTRLERIMPNPAGQFATLAFELSAGGPVEIAVFNVRGQRLRTLAQDVHPAGRYQVRWDLQDAAGQRVPAGVYFIQAHLGSRLLQQKLVVQR, via the coding sequence GTGTTTCTGCCTTGCACGCTGCTGGGTGCGCGCGCTTGGGGAGCAGGGGATGCAACCGGCGGCTCCAGGTCCATCGAAGCCAACGAGACCATCATCTTCTCGGTCACCGGCGACATCCCTTACAGCAACAGCGAAGTGACCGTCTTCCAAGAGCAGGTCGACGAGCACAATCTCTTCAGTCCCTCGGAGTTGTTGTTCCATGTAGGCGACATCAAGTCGGGCAGCGAGAGCTGTTCCGAGTCGCGTTACCGTACCGTCGCCGATATTCTCAAATCCTCCGACGTGCCGGCGTACATCGTCCCGGGCGACAACGAGACCACCGATTGCTCGAGCCCATCCACAGGCATGACCTACTGGAACAGGTACTTCTTGGATCTCGAATTGAATTGGCCCTGCTCGTCTTCCACGTCGCGGCAGAGCGGGCGCCGGGAGAACTTCGCCTTCGTCAAGAAGGGGATCCTCTTCGTCGGCATCAACCTCGTGGGCGGGAGCAACTCCAGCACCATCATGCAAAACGACGCCAGCTGGGTGAGCCAACAGCTGCAGCAGCAGGTTGCCAACGTGCGCGGCGCCGTCATTGTCGCTCAGGCCGGCCCCGGGGGCAATCGCAGCACCTTCTTCACCCCCTTCGTCAGCGCCGCCAAGACCTTCGCCAAGCCCATTCTCTTCATCCACGGAGACGGCCACAGCTGGATCAAGGACAAGCCCTTCTCCGCCAGCAACGTCACGCGCGTACAGGTCGAGGCGGGAGGGAATGAGATCCCGGTGCAGGTGACGGCGCCGCTGTCGTTGACGGACTTCGTGTTCCTGCGCAATCCATGGGACAGCCACTCGAGCCCCGTGTCCCGGCCCCCTTGCACGAGCGGGCCGCCCCCGACGCTCACGATCTCCGATGCCAGCGTCGATGAAGGGAATGCGGGCACGGTGAACGCCGTGTTCACGGTGACGCTGGCCAATCCGAGTGGCACGAGTGTGAGCGTGAACTACGCGACGGCGAACGGGTCGGCGCAATCGAGCCAGGACTACACCTCGACGTCCGGCTCGCTCTCGTTCAGCGGCTCCACGACCTCGAGGACCGTCTCCGTGGTGATCCAGGGCGATACCGTCGACGAAACCGACGAGACCTTCTTCGTGAACCTCTCGAGTCCGAGCAACGCCACGCTGGCCGACGGACAGGGCCTGGGGACGATCCGTGACGACGACGGCGGCAGCACCCCGCCCGGAAGCACCGTCGTCCTCACGCCTGTCGCCGACGCCCACATCCTGGTGGGGAGCACGAGCAACTTTGGAAGCGCGACGGAGCTGCGCGTCAAAGCGGACGCCAGCATCTACCACGCCTATCTCAAGTTCCAGATCTCCGGCGTGGGCGCCGTACAGGCTGCTCACCTGCGTCTTTTCGTCACCGATGCCACGAGCGTCGCCGGCACCGTGCATTCCGTTTCGAACAACTATGAAGGTACGTCCACGGCGTGGCAGGAGTCGGGTCTGAACGGGAGCAACGCCCCCAGCATCACCGCGCCGGCGCTCGCCTCGCTCGGGAGCACCGCGACGGGCACCTGGATCGAGTTCGACGTCAGCGCCGCGATCGCCGGCAACGGCACTTACAGCTTGGCGCTGCAGAGCCCGGCCACCGACAGCGGCTATTACAGCTCGAAGGAAGGAACGAATCCGCCGCAGCTCGTGCTGGACCTGCAGAGCTCCACTCCGAGCAACTCGCCCCCCGTGGCGAGCAACGACAGCTATACCGTGGTCGAGGACAACGTTCTCAGCGTCACGGCACCGGGAGTGCTCGGCGACGACAACGACCCCGACGGCGATCCGTTGACCGCGGTGGTGGTCACCTCCCCCGCCCACGGCAGCCTGTCTTTGCAGGGCAACGGTGCCTTCACCTACACGCCGCAGGCCAACTACAACGGCAGCGATGCCTTCACCTACGAAGCGCGGGATGGCCGGGGGGGCACGGACCAGGCCAACGTCGCCCTCACCGTGACGTCCCAGCCCGACGCACCGGTGGCGGCGGGGGAGAGCTACACCGTCCAGAGCGGCGGCAGTCTCGACATCCCCGCTCCGGGCGTGCTCGGGAATGACAGCGACGCCGACGGAGATGCCCTGACGGCGGTGCTCGGCGCGAATGTGGCGCATGGCAGCCTGCTGCTGCGCAGCGACGGTTCCTTCACCTATTCGCCGAGTGCGGGCTTCAGCGGCTCGGACCAGTTCACCTACCGCGCCAGGGACGCCAGCCTGCAGAGCGTCGAGACCACGGTGGCGCTCTCCGTGAGCGGCTCTGGTTCTGGTTCGGGACCTGTCACCTTCAGGGACGTGCAGACGGGTGGCTCCATAGCTCTGGCCACGGTGTCCACCACCGGCACGGTGAGCGGTGTCGCGGGAGATCTCTTCCTCGCCTGCATCGGCACCAAGCCGAGCCGTAGCGTCACCGGCGTCAGCGGTCTCGGTCTCAGCTGGTCCCTTGTCCGAGCCCAGTGCGGTGGCCGTGGCCAGACCGGCATCGAGATCTGGATGGCCCGCGGCACACCGAACCCCAGCAGCGTGACGGCAACGTTCGCCTCTTCGCCACAAGGCGCCACGATCGCAGTGGCCCGCTATGCCGGGAGCAATGCCTCGTCACCCATCGGGAACGTTGTCTCGGGGAACACGAACGGTGTGGGCGCGGCCTGCAGCAACGGCATCGACACGCCGTCCTATTCCTTCCCGGCTTCCACGCAAACTGGCATGACGCTCTTCGGAGCCATCTCGTGTCGGGATCATGCCCACACACCAGGGAGCGGTTGGACGGAGCGGGCGGAGTTCCACCACGGCGCGAGCGGCAGCGTGGCGGGAGTGGCCGTCGTCGACCGCCAGGCCGCCGCGAGTTCGCAAACGTTCGACGGCACCTTCGATGGCACGACGGATTGGTCCGCCATCGCCGTGGAAATCCGTGGTGCTGGCCCTGCAGCGAAGACGGCAACGACCGAGGGCGCCGAGGTGACGACCTTCACGCGACTCGAACGCATCATGCCCAATCCGGCTGGCCAGTTCGCCACCCTGGCCTTCGAACTCTCCGCGGGGGGACCAGTGGAGATCGCGGTCTTCAATGTCCGCGGCCAGCGCCTGCGCACCTTGGCTCAGGACGTCCACCCGGCTGGGCGCTACCAGGTGCGCTGGGACTTGCAGGATGCCGCCGGTCAGCGCGTTCCCGCCGGTGTCTACTTCATTCAAGCCCACCTCGGCAGCCGGTTGCTGCAGCAGAAGCTCGTCGTCCAGCGCTAG
- the acs gene encoding acetate--CoA ligase produces MSQDIYDVKRHIRDRAHLQSMEEYKRLYRLSIDSPEWFWSEQAKTLDWFHPWHKVFDADLEEIDFAWFSGGRLNACFNCVDRHMETHADRTALIWAADEPGVYQHITYRDLKHNVCRLANVLRVHGVRKGDRVCIYMPMIPETVYAMLACARIGAVHSVVFGGFSAESLRDRIVDANCRVLLTANEGLRGGRRIPLKAIADRAIEGMASVETVLVARRTEHAVPMQAGRDFWLDEEMQKQRSTCTVAWMDAEDPLFILYTSGSTGKPKGLLHTTGGYLVYAALSHRLVFDYHPGDIYCCAADVGWITGHSYIVYGPLANGGTTVMFESVPTHPDPGRYWRMVDDLGIQIFYTAPTALRAIAQAGDEWVQRYQRKSLRILGTVGEPINPEIWRWYHDVVGEGRCAVVDTWWQTETGGIAITPLPGVTPTKPGSATLPFFGVQPLVVDPNDGRVLEGNGVSGALCLGSPWPGQARTVWGDHQRFKEQYFSRFKGIYFTGDGCRRDEDGFYWITGRIDDVLNVAGHRLGSAEIESALVAHDAVAEAAVVGFPHAIKGQGIYAYVLLAAGYDDREPEQLQGALKEQVRHAIGAFASPDVVHIASGLPKTRSGKIMRRILRQIAAGQYDGMGDTSTLADPDVVDRLIQEHKATTATAS; encoded by the coding sequence GTGAGCCAGGACATCTACGATGTGAAGCGGCATATACGCGACCGCGCCCACCTCCAGTCCATGGAGGAGTACAAGCGGCTCTACCGTCTTTCCATCGACAGTCCGGAGTGGTTCTGGAGCGAACAGGCCAAGACGCTCGATTGGTTCCACCCTTGGCACAAGGTCTTCGACGCCGATCTGGAAGAGATCGATTTCGCCTGGTTTTCGGGAGGGCGCCTGAACGCCTGCTTCAACTGCGTGGACCGCCACATGGAAACGCACGCCGACCGCACCGCCCTCATCTGGGCCGCCGACGAACCGGGCGTCTACCAGCACATCACCTACCGCGACCTCAAGCACAACGTCTGTCGCTTGGCCAACGTCCTCCGCGTCCACGGCGTGCGCAAGGGAGACCGGGTTTGCATCTACATGCCCATGATCCCGGAAACGGTGTACGCCATGCTCGCCTGCGCCCGCATCGGCGCGGTGCACTCCGTGGTCTTCGGCGGCTTCAGCGCCGAATCCCTCCGCGATCGCATTGTCGACGCTAACTGCCGGGTGCTGCTCACGGCCAACGAGGGCCTGCGCGGCGGCCGCCGGATCCCGCTCAAGGCCATCGCCGACCGCGCCATCGAGGGCATGGCGTCGGTAGAGACCGTTCTCGTCGCCCGGCGCACCGAGCACGCGGTGCCGATGCAGGCAGGGCGCGACTTCTGGCTGGACGAGGAGATGCAGAAGCAGCGCTCCACCTGCACGGTCGCCTGGATGGACGCTGAGGATCCGCTCTTCATCCTTTACACCTCGGGGAGCACTGGCAAACCCAAGGGCCTCCTGCACACCACCGGCGGCTACCTGGTGTACGCCGCGCTCAGCCACCGGCTGGTGTTCGACTACCACCCGGGCGACATCTACTGCTGCGCCGCCGATGTCGGCTGGATCACTGGACACAGCTACATCGTCTACGGGCCGCTCGCCAACGGCGGCACCACGGTGATGTTCGAATCCGTGCCCACCCACCCCGATCCGGGTCGCTACTGGCGCATGGTCGACGATCTCGGCATCCAGATCTTCTACACCGCACCGACTGCGCTCCGGGCCATCGCGCAGGCCGGGGACGAGTGGGTGCAGCGTTACCAACGCAAGAGTTTGCGCATCCTGGGCACGGTGGGTGAACCGATCAATCCCGAGATCTGGCGCTGGTACCACGACGTCGTCGGCGAGGGGCGCTGCGCCGTGGTGGACACCTGGTGGCAGACGGAAACCGGCGGCATCGCGATCACCCCGCTCCCGGGCGTGACGCCAACGAAACCGGGCTCGGCGACCTTGCCCTTCTTCGGCGTCCAGCCGCTCGTCGTCGATCCCAACGACGGCCGGGTACTGGAAGGGAACGGCGTTTCCGGCGCCCTCTGCCTGGGCTCGCCCTGGCCCGGCCAGGCGCGCACGGTGTGGGGGGATCATCAGCGTTTCAAGGAGCAGTACTTCTCGCGCTTCAAAGGCATCTACTTCACCGGCGACGGCTGCCGGCGCGACGAAGACGGCTTCTACTGGATCACCGGGCGCATCGACGACGTGCTCAACGTCGCCGGTCACCGTCTGGGGAGCGCAGAGATCGAGAGCGCTCTCGTGGCCCACGACGCCGTGGCCGAGGCCGCCGTCGTCGGCTTTCCCCACGCGATCAAGGGCCAGGGCATCTACGCCTACGTGCTGCTGGCGGCGGGCTACGACGACCGCGAACCCGAGCAACTCCAAGGGGCGCTGAAGGAGCAAGTGCGCCACGCCATCGGCGCCTTCGCTTCCCCGGACGTGGTGCACATCGCCAGCGGCCTCCCCAAGACCCGGAGCGGCAAGATCATGCGCCGCATCCTGCGCCAGATCGCAGCCGGGCAGTACGACGGCATGGGGGACACGAGCACCCTCGCGGATCCCGATGTCGTCGATCGACTCATCCAGGAACACAAAGCGACGACGGCGACGGCGAGCTGA
- the senA gene encoding selenoneine synthase SenA has protein sequence MTTTSRRGSNRREGPDTGLTVESIERDLQEARQRTLDLVEDLSDEQLLGPRLAIVNPMLWEIGHLAWFQSHWVLRHLRGLALSRPDADALYDSFKVAHDIRWDLPLPTRAETLRYMGTELERALEALHAEPLNAKSAYFHRLVLYHEDMHDEAFTYTRQTLGYPAPRFTSPAPLPAAAPAAAAGAVEVPGGTFTLGAAPGTPFVFDNEKWGHPVQLQPFKIARTAVSEGEFAAFVDAGGYERREFWEEEGWAWREAAAAAHPVYWRRTAGGWERRLFDRWQPLAPEQAIIHVNWYEASAYCRWAKKRLPTEAEWEAAASGSRGAGVLAAAKRPHPWGEANPTPEHANLDGARRGVIAADALPLGDSAFGCRQMWGNVWEWTSTPFAPYPGFVEDPYKEYSAPWFDGKHMVLRGGCWATRARLLRDTWRNFYTRDRRDVFAGFRTAESLE, from the coding sequence GTGACGACCACGAGCCGGCGAGGCTCCAACAGGCGAGAGGGTCCGGACACCGGCCTGACCGTCGAGTCGATCGAGCGCGATTTGCAGGAGGCGCGCCAGCGCACGCTGGATCTGGTCGAGGACTTGAGCGACGAGCAGCTCCTCGGCCCGCGTCTCGCGATCGTGAACCCGATGCTCTGGGAGATCGGGCACCTGGCCTGGTTCCAGTCGCACTGGGTCCTACGGCACCTGCGCGGGCTCGCGCTCTCCCGCCCCGACGCCGACGCCCTCTACGACTCCTTCAAGGTAGCGCACGACATACGTTGGGATTTGCCGCTCCCGACCCGCGCCGAAACGCTGCGCTACATGGGGACCGAGCTGGAGCGCGCTCTCGAAGCGCTCCATGCCGAGCCCCTGAACGCGAAGTCCGCCTACTTCCACCGTCTCGTCCTCTACCACGAGGACATGCACGACGAAGCCTTCACCTACACACGACAGACCCTCGGCTACCCAGCGCCCCGGTTCACGTCGCCGGCGCCGCTCCCGGCCGCCGCGCCGGCCGCGGCAGCCGGTGCGGTGGAAGTCCCGGGCGGCACCTTCACTCTCGGGGCAGCGCCCGGGACACCCTTCGTCTTCGACAACGAGAAGTGGGGACACCCGGTGCAGCTGCAGCCGTTCAAGATCGCGCGGACGGCGGTGAGCGAAGGCGAGTTCGCCGCCTTCGTCGATGCAGGCGGCTACGAGCGGCGCGAGTTCTGGGAGGAAGAAGGCTGGGCCTGGCGCGAAGCCGCGGCGGCGGCGCATCCGGTGTACTGGCGGCGCACGGCGGGTGGCTGGGAACGGCGCCTCTTCGACCGCTGGCAGCCGCTCGCGCCGGAGCAGGCCATCATCCACGTGAACTGGTACGAAGCCTCGGCGTACTGCCGCTGGGCGAAGAAACGCCTGCCGACCGAAGCAGAGTGGGAGGCAGCCGCGTCGGGGAGTCGAGGCGCCGGAGTGCTCGCGGCCGCGAAGCGCCCGCACCCCTGGGGCGAGGCAAATCCGACGCCGGAACACGCCAATCTCGATGGTGCTCGCCGCGGCGTCATCGCCGCCGACGCTTTGCCCCTCGGCGACAGTGCTTTCGGCTGCCGGCAAATGTGGGGGAACGTTTGGGAATGGACCTCCACTCCCTTCGCTCCCTACCCGGGTTTTGTCGAGGATCCCTACAAGGAGTACTCGGCGCCCTGGTTCGACGGCAAGCACATGGTGCTCCGGGGCGGCTGCTGGGCGACGCGCGCCCGGCTGCTGCGCGATACCTGGCGCAACTTCTACACCCGCGACCGTCGCGACGTCTTCGCTGGCTTCAGAACCGCCGAGTCGCTCGAGTGA
- the senB gene encoding selenoneine biosynthesis selenosugar synthase SenB translates to MPVSFPIVLQITMVTPSLPAAHNGNGVTVARWAQRLRELGHRVRIVSRQNSRRSRAGSSGDLSGDLLIALHASKTAAAALRFARSGRPFVTALTGTDLYRDLRRSARAQEVLRRSSALVLLQPLGLESLPQGVRRKVHVILQSAQAPRRRRRAGADGRFDVAVLGHMRAVKDPLRAALAARRLPSESRLRIVHAGRALTDSFARRARREMQRNRRYRWLGDLSHASALRLLARSQGLVLSSRLEGGANVLSEAAVAHVPVLASRIPGSLGLLGYDYPGYFEVGDTDGLATLLQRLESDAAFRADLRRRLRRLAPRFSPARERAAWRALLSQVLGPAAASPRRPHRSGTP, encoded by the coding sequence ATGCCGGTATCCTTCCCGATCGTGCTGCAGATTACAATGGTCACGCCCTCTTTGCCGGCCGCACACAATGGCAACGGCGTCACCGTAGCCCGCTGGGCCCAGCGGCTGCGCGAGCTCGGTCATCGCGTCCGCATCGTTTCCCGCCAGAACTCCCGGCGCTCCCGCGCGGGAAGCTCCGGTGACCTGAGCGGTGACCTTCTGATCGCCCTTCATGCCAGCAAGACCGCCGCGGCGGCGCTCCGTTTCGCCCGCAGCGGCCGCCCCTTCGTGACCGCCCTCACGGGCACCGATCTGTACCGGGATCTGCGACGGTCCGCTCGTGCCCAGGAAGTGTTGCGCCGCTCCTCGGCCCTCGTCCTCCTCCAACCGCTCGGCCTCGAGAGCCTCCCCCAAGGGGTCCGAAGAAAAGTCCACGTGATCCTGCAATCGGCACAAGCTCCTCGGCGCCGGCGGCGGGCTGGCGCCGATGGCCGTTTCGATGTCGCGGTGCTCGGACACATGCGGGCGGTGAAGGACCCGTTACGGGCGGCGCTGGCGGCGCGGCGCTTGCCGTCGGAGTCGCGGCTTCGCATCGTCCACGCCGGGCGGGCGCTCACGGACTCGTTCGCTCGCCGGGCGCGCCGGGAAATGCAGCGCAACCGGCGCTATCGCTGGCTCGGTGACTTGTCCCATGCATCGGCGCTTCGACTGCTGGCGAGAAGCCAGGGCCTCGTTCTCAGTTCGCGCCTGGAAGGCGGGGCGAATGTGCTCTCCGAGGCCGCGGTGGCCCACGTCCCCGTGCTCGCCTCGCGGATCCCCGGCAGTCTCGGCCTCCTGGGGTACGACTACCCGGGTTATTTCGAGGTGGGCGACACCGACGGCCTCGCCACCTTGCTGCAGCGCCTAGAGAGTGATGCTGCGTTCAGGGCCGACCTCCGCCGTCGACTGCGACGGCTGGCGCCGCGCTTCAGCCCGGCCCGCGAGCGCGCCGCCTGGCGAGCACTGTTGTCCCAGGTTCTCGGGCCGGCGGCGGCGTCGCCGCGTCGTCCCCACCGCTCGGGGACCCCCTGA
- a CDS encoding STAS domain-containing protein, whose amino-acid sequence MGLDVERLGDVVVVIPEGMLKGGKETEDLRNALRKLVDDGEKKILLDLARTSYMSSMPFGVLASVHRSAVSSDVQFCLCSVNERIQKVWSSILNLVKPPLELYETRAEALHALSRR is encoded by the coding sequence ATGGGGCTGGACGTCGAGCGTCTGGGAGACGTGGTCGTGGTCATTCCCGAAGGAATGCTCAAAGGGGGCAAGGAGACGGAGGATCTCCGCAACGCGCTGCGGAAGCTGGTGGACGACGGGGAGAAGAAGATCCTGCTCGACCTCGCCCGCACTTCCTACATGAGCAGCATGCCCTTCGGCGTCCTTGCCTCGGTGCACCGGAGCGCGGTGAGCAGCGACGTGCAGTTCTGCCTCTGCAGCGTCAACGAGCGCATCCAAAAGGTGTGGTCGAGCATCCTCAACCTGGTGAAGCCGCCGCTCGAGCTCTACGAGACGCGAGCGGAAGCGCTCCACGCTCTCTCCCGTCGCTGA
- a CDS encoding transglutaminase domain-containing protein produces the protein MHPRRSIPAVALWLAVSLLGCAAKQAQQQEDTAARTFLFTYSLVVNDIPEGAHTLSLWVPVPRTDRHQEVLDLQVTCPLEYQITQEKHYGNRVLHLSAKAPLPRTLELQFAARVARQAYNVLSDKHAGADPRPPEADDLQANALVPIDGIIASLASQVTRDATTPIDKARAIYDYVTTTMTYDKSGQGWGRGDALYACDARKGNCTDFHSLIIGLARASGIPARFVMGFPLPEDKTSGEIPGYHCWAEMYVEGIGWLPVDSSEASKHPEKREAFFGGLDANRVEFTRGRDLQLEPPAATRLNFFVYPYVEVDGTQHEQVQRSFSFSELKT, from the coding sequence ATGCATCCGCGCCGTTCGATTCCTGCTGTCGCCTTGTGGCTCGCCGTGTCGCTGCTCGGCTGCGCCGCCAAGCAGGCCCAGCAGCAGGAAGACACGGCGGCCCGCACCTTTCTCTTCACCTATTCGTTGGTGGTGAACGACATCCCCGAGGGCGCCCACACCCTGTCCCTCTGGGTTCCCGTGCCCCGGACCGACCGGCATCAAGAAGTGCTCGATCTGCAGGTGACCTGTCCTCTCGAGTATCAGATCACGCAAGAGAAGCATTACGGCAACCGGGTGCTGCACCTGAGCGCGAAGGCTCCACTGCCTCGGACGTTGGAGCTCCAGTTCGCCGCCCGGGTGGCGCGCCAGGCCTACAACGTGCTCTCGGACAAGCACGCGGGCGCCGACCCTAGGCCCCCGGAAGCCGATGACCTGCAAGCGAACGCCCTCGTGCCGATCGACGGAATCATCGCTTCGCTGGCGAGCCAGGTGACGCGCGACGCCACCACGCCGATCGACAAGGCCCGCGCCATCTACGATTACGTCACCACGACCATGACCTACGACAAGAGCGGCCAAGGCTGGGGGCGCGGCGACGCGCTCTACGCCTGCGACGCTCGCAAGGGCAACTGCACCGACTTCCACTCGCTCATCATCGGTCTGGCCCGGGCGAGCGGCATCCCGGCGCGCTTCGTCATGGGCTTCCCGCTGCCGGAGGACAAGACCTCCGGGGAGATCCCGGGATACCACTGCTGGGCCGAGATGTACGTGGAGGGCATCGGCTGGCTGCCGGTGGACAGCTCCGAGGCGAGCAAGCATCCGGAGAAGCGCGAGGCCTTCTTCGGCGGCCTCGACGCCAACCGCGTCGAGTTCACCCGCGGGCGCGACCTGCAGCTCGAGCCCCCCGCCGCGACGCGGCTCAACTTCTTCGTCTATCCGTACGTCGAGGTGGACGGAACGCAGCACGAGCAGGTGCAGCGGAGCTTCTCCTTCTCCGAGCTCAAGACGTAA